One genomic segment of Candidatus Fukatsuia endosymbiont of Tuberolachnus salignus includes these proteins:
- a CDS encoding FG-GAP-like repeat-containing protein — MSGELRQRFISALISTGQVPVWAEYHRVASMNPNNLNRFDNITAVTTPILTSLQKSVGGHPSSHHSAIYHFSPEFLRAYTQILGYQRNRENALFRTDISGVFRGDHRTPDELASHGKMIAFSSGHTEQHTTDITLCTSTAYGDAYKYGRENTGSAEHFHYGYQDDDEYYSFDSGDESDDDESGALRRRQKDGFVYLIDTRGMEAVPIADNQVLNPDNATVGGMTVSAEIHVSVPRTGLPSNRIWLVNGDGTKAVKIDDLREHFHEELSSLETQTFAGINSDAYNYLFIKAENKGLLVLDLSEITPFNALKNIRHYEHRHYPALDQNLRASPSHIPPAGHVLYAYEIAVVNPDDENAMIAAGQWLREDQTRRHLVDINGVIYSPNGNPLELASSELVRRAFRQQIASLPTDQHAQVLFIRDKSSFSSNIQWNGQTLPDTQQKIGRFIHQYLAGVNPVNLRVTLDYMTVINDLDANNEPLPRRSEVTIDYMAPLSLSPEGHTVVAPLVMQLGTSRPTGLFGGNAAFNESLRPVDSADLPRARNHLTFRLWQVLELMDALHANRRQLSTLDAEESRNLTDFFHRRDGSLNQEAIAKALSQPRVYQLWRNNVVQLLQLRGVHTQLAGLSGQRALTRSQNWSEQQVSAITDWKTFEAQWPDVRVDLAPQALFLGDKSRYARTFSTALGLGLLAADQQGAPAVANYLTGLTTHARLNEEAVEGQQSDYDRRQVRQLRQLFDDLRMLPEAHPTIFSRQSLPATYTELAVGHYLLKVNQQVLALSVKENGHFSLYRPRVGLMQINGAEANENRQALVAALRTQLNTSTEVSLYKVDIASARRQFSALASLQRLLGDYQTDGQRLSRAPDITLSQVTLPVKLLRRMGAQIDGKSFSIDHLERLTPTALAEKLRFDAKKLSRYLHQADYSQADVQQAVCFLRQQLPSQGSMASLLVDSNNTAARDSALAQLEIIGRQVIFKPQPVAPIPDRAGSRVPTLRLEVAPTLGAALKNVPIDLTGTGLQRFTGRAGNTMQGYAYLRALSDIARYDKLLESKELTAEQRAALTFEKDLAIASFTSNIVIDLTQAGLSQWGSRLTQLGVRSGFKLQLARFGGPLLGALSSGFDFYQVLRSFSQLAVTTDPQQRQDLIVAGSLSLAGAVISISVPIAFAIGGTAASIAGPVGLAFGAVLLMVGGIYSAMREVEEIKKVVNLSGWERFLAGSRAFFGQQQSTWIQNNLAHHATEEAARIALAAQQEQTAKMRLRANITIDTLYQSKGKLKIKENQYTKIVATDIAGHEHLIEDGILPADNTPDRRQDAVNAWLSKYQHGNHSLHLLPGSVKMKNSALFYYTPELEETDDVIDLNNKTEPLPATALKKGFIGAQLPTGTFSTGEKVLTTRLNPLQNDYRTIAIDIDGDGHTEMGYFSQESGFHFVKYTVKDGYSAPQHITSIPPLIEWSTLRTGVGDINGDGWDDLVVSGDNQAPLQIYVANKDSTFSHREQTSGMKLSRLDDTPWVLADVDKDGRKDLVSFTRGVPLRQGSRSGDVNLHYGQAGGTFEAATSVSLATLSPRPASVVNYLHSISGDINGDGNDDIVSMTQTGALYILAGSGDRVAPFIAKAVQHHSGLAALLRTKDFNSRQIQLRDTNDDGQADLLVIQDDGRYTIAEGQADGTFGEEREAARQNLFAPRGEYQLVDMIEENGEKQFRSLGTTGEIVHTPFHRPSEAESVNKVSLGGGNDTAIGELTKKNDFDIGQGTKKFTGGHLADRFLLLGQAAPTMPSLLDGGSELADKSDTLVAAGRQVDNKSYLLALNIGLAAYYSKSQRQEIIERLDSIAQLNGEAQQAAIAQLKALPYVEEVAQLNNIENAYGQSEIEVLLRGDDGNNTLGLGRGYAAGGKGTDVYAILRHRGNEAASVVLSEQVSEQEDSHVFLDYDAEEIADISHFGQDVKLRLRNDTGQYTELYLKNMYRLSTDTQHKTRQHQYILYTRDGVCITGWPTTVFRNSNRDWPRQLNLTAQYIPDYDQSRRVALNAAQPGSVEVELISPSRESEKQIKVSINGKHDSPTVIPHFLQLAYVGTKFSTRLQGDRHDNRLSTTLLSGDTENNRLWHSSSSDRLKGNGGMDQYLIGPGSRHIVIDNQDDGSTNGGEIASDNLIVPWLLKEIRLEEEGNDIILTHRDAPALHPTIRISNFKQSGQYRHLWVQAKDSAVAELCFDASNRISLGQQIVTTEGNDYIMVLHETTLRDNSVVLGAGDDIFLDASDGGYQINGGQGDDYLQGGAGADVYQYAAGDGHDLVRDSGGYDKLVFAAGISKEELRFERNHTDLKIAVGERGSVTLKGHFASTENKIEMITAGQYQVDVSLLNEAMASFDAQAGSATQAIHSTPISVTPRWLLLPNQAALV; from the coding sequence CGTTTCTGTTCCTCGTACCGGCCTTCCTTCTAATCGCATATGGTTAGTTAACGGTGATGGTACAAAAGCGGTCAAAATTGATGATCTACGTGAACATTTCCATGAAGAACTTTCATCGCTAGAGACGCAAACTTTTGCCGGCATTAATTCAGACGCCTACAACTATTTATTTATTAAAGCTGAAAATAAGGGATTGCTTGTACTGGATCTCAGTGAAATCACCCCATTTAATGCCCTGAAGAATATTCGTCACTATGAACACAGGCACTACCCTGCTCTTGATCAGAACCTACGTGCCTCTCCTTCCCATATCCCACCCGCCGGTCATGTTTTGTATGCATATGAAATTGCGGTGGTGAATCCAGATGATGAGAATGCCATGATTGCAGCGGGTCAATGGTTAAGAGAGGATCAAACACGTAGACACCTCGTCGATATTAATGGCGTTATCTATTCACCTAATGGAAATCCGCTTGAACTGGCAAGTTCAGAACTCGTACGGCGAGCGTTTAGGCAGCAAATAGCTTCCTTGCCAACGGATCAACACGCACAGGTGCTGTTTATCCGTGATAAATCAAGCTTTTCATCAAACATACAATGGAATGGCCAAACATTGCCTGATACCCAGCAAAAAATAGGCCGTTTTATTCATCAATATTTAGCCGGTGTTAATCCGGTAAATCTCCGGGTTACATTAGATTACATGACTGTTATCAACGATCTTGATGCAAACAACGAACCGTTACCTCGCCGGAGTGAAGTTACTATTGATTACATGGCACCATTGAGTCTATCACCTGAAGGCCATACCGTTGTTGCCCCTCTGGTTATGCAACTTGGCACGTCAAGGCCAACAGGCTTGTTCGGTGGTAATGCAGCGTTCAATGAGTCGCTACGTCCTGTCGATTCTGCTGATCTCCCGAGAGCCAGAAACCATTTAACCTTTCGCCTGTGGCAGGTACTCGAATTAATGGATGCATTGCATGCTAATCGTCGGCAGCTTAGCACACTGGATGCAGAGGAAAGTCGAAACCTGACTGATTTCTTTCATCGTCGGGATGGTTCGCTGAATCAAGAGGCAATCGCAAAAGCCCTGAGTCAGCCGCGGGTTTATCAGCTCTGGCGTAATAATGTCGTACAACTGTTACAATTACGAGGTGTCCATACACAGTTGGCGGGTTTAAGCGGCCAGCGGGCGCTGACGCGCAGCCAAAACTGGAGCGAGCAACAGGTCAGTGCCATCACCGACTGGAAAACGTTTGAAGCACAATGGCCTGATGTGAGGGTTGATCTTGCGCCACAAGCACTGTTTCTCGGTGATAAGAGCCGCTATGCGAGAACATTTTCCACTGCGCTGGGACTCGGTTTGTTGGCTGCCGATCAACAGGGCGCCCCTGCTGTTGCAAACTATTTAACCGGGCTGACTACCCACGCCCGGTTGAATGAAGAAGCCGTCGAAGGTCAACAGTCCGATTATGACCGCCGCCAGGTGCGGCAATTACGGCAGCTATTTGATGATTTGCGCATGCTCCCTGAGGCGCATCCCACTATTTTTAGCCGTCAAAGCTTACCCGCAACCTATACTGAATTGGCAGTGGGCCATTATCTATTAAAGGTCAACCAGCAGGTACTGGCACTCTCTGTCAAAGAAAATGGCCACTTTTCTCTCTATCGTCCCCGTGTCGGGCTGATGCAGATTAATGGCGCGGAGGCTAATGAAAACCGCCAGGCGCTAGTGGCTGCCTTGCGAACCCAGCTGAATACCTCTACGGAAGTGAGCCTGTATAAAGTGGACATAGCGTCCGCTCGCCGTCAATTCTCTGCACTAGCATCCTTACAACGGCTGCTGGGCGATTATCAAACCGACGGGCAACGACTGTCACGGGCTCCGGATATCACCCTGAGTCAAGTCACCTTACCGGTAAAACTGTTGCGTCGAATGGGTGCCCAGATAGACGGTAAATCTTTTTCTATCGATCATCTCGAACGACTGACCCCCACCGCCTTAGCTGAAAAGCTGCGTTTTGATGCCAAAAAATTGTCACGTTATTTGCACCAGGCTGATTACAGTCAGGCTGACGTGCAACAGGCGGTGTGTTTTCTACGCCAGCAACTCCCCTCCCAAGGCAGTATGGCCAGCCTGCTGGTGGACAGCAACAATACTGCCGCCAGGGACAGTGCACTGGCACAGCTGGAGATTATTGGCCGTCAGGTGATCTTCAAACCTCAGCCGGTGGCGCCAATACCGGATAGGGCGGGTAGCCGGGTACCTACACTGAGACTGGAGGTTGCCCCGACATTAGGTGCTGCACTTAAAAACGTACCGATAGATCTTACAGGTACGGGCCTACAGCGCTTTACCGGCCGGGCAGGTAACACAATGCAGGGCTACGCTTATCTGCGTGCGCTCAGTGATATTGCCAGGTACGACAAGTTGTTAGAAAGTAAGGAGCTGACAGCTGAGCAGCGGGCCGCACTGACCTTTGAAAAAGATCTCGCGATAGCCTCTTTTACCTCGAACATTGTGATTGATCTGACACAGGCAGGCCTCAGCCAGTGGGGCAGTCGTCTGACGCAATTGGGAGTGCGCTCCGGCTTTAAACTGCAGCTGGCGCGTTTTGGCGGGCCGTTGCTCGGGGCATTATCCAGTGGCTTTGATTTCTACCAGGTTCTCCGTTCGTTTAGTCAATTGGCGGTCACCACCGATCCACAACAACGGCAGGATTTAATCGTCGCCGGTTCATTATCGTTAGCGGGGGCGGTGATCAGCATTAGTGTGCCCATCGCTTTTGCTATCGGTGGCACGGCAGCCAGTATCGCCGGTCCCGTTGGGCTAGCCTTCGGTGCCGTCCTGCTGATGGTGGGAGGAATTTATTCTGCGATGCGGGAAGTGGAAGAGATTAAAAAAGTGGTCAATCTGAGCGGTTGGGAGAGGTTCCTCGCCGGCAGCCGTGCTTTCTTCGGGCAACAACAATCGACGTGGATCCAAAATAACCTGGCACACCATGCAACAGAAGAGGCTGCCAGAATCGCCCTCGCTGCTCAACAGGAACAGACCGCGAAAATGCGCTTACGCGCCAACATCACTATTGACACTCTCTATCAGAGTAAAGGAAAGCTGAAGATAAAAGAGAATCAGTATACAAAAATAGTGGCCACCGACATCGCCGGCCACGAGCATCTTATCGAGGACGGGATCTTGCCTGCCGACAATACACCGGACAGGCGACAGGATGCAGTGAACGCCTGGCTGTCGAAATATCAGCACGGCAACCACTCGCTGCACCTACTGCCTGGGAGCGTAAAAATGAAGAATTCCGCTCTCTTCTATTACACCCCTGAACTGGAGGAAACTGACGATGTCATTGATCTTAATAATAAGACCGAGCCCCTCCCGGCAACGGCACTTAAAAAAGGATTTATTGGTGCGCAGCTGCCAACAGGCACTTTTTCGACCGGTGAAAAGGTACTTACAACGCGCTTGAATCCCTTACAGAATGACTACCGCACGATCGCTATCGATATTGACGGCGATGGTCATACTGAGATGGGCTATTTTTCTCAGGAAAGTGGTTTCCATTTTGTAAAATATACGGTTAAAGATGGCTATAGTGCGCCACAGCATATCACCAGCATCCCCCCGCTCATCGAATGGTCGACACTACGCACGGGGGTCGGAGATATCAACGGTGATGGTTGGGACGATCTGGTTGTCAGTGGTGACAATCAGGCTCCACTACAGATTTATGTGGCCAATAAAGACAGTACCTTTAGCCATCGCGAACAGACATCAGGCATGAAGCTGTCGCGTTTGGATGATACGCCCTGGGTCTTGGCGGACGTTGATAAAGATGGCCGGAAAGATTTGGTCTCCTTTACCCGCGGGGTTCCTCTCCGTCAGGGTAGCAGATCGGGTGATGTCAACCTTCATTATGGTCAGGCGGGGGGCACGTTCGAGGCGGCAACTTCCGTGTCACTAGCGACGCTATCACCGCGTCCTGCTTCCGTTGTTAACTATCTTCATAGTATTAGCGGTGACATTAATGGTGACGGCAATGACGATATTGTCTCTATGACCCAAACCGGCGCCCTATACATATTGGCGGGCAGCGGAGACAGAGTGGCCCCTTTTATCGCTAAAGCGGTGCAACACCATAGCGGGCTCGCCGCGCTGCTGCGTACAAAAGATTTTAACAGTAGGCAAATACAGCTGCGTGATACCAATGATGATGGGCAGGCGGATTTGCTGGTGATACAAGATGATGGCCGCTATACGATCGCAGAGGGGCAGGCCGACGGCACCTTTGGGGAGGAGCGAGAGGCGGCGCGCCAGAACCTGTTCGCGCCACGGGGTGAATATCAACTCGTGGATATGATAGAAGAAAACGGTGAAAAACAGTTCAGGTCACTCGGTACCACAGGTGAAATCGTCCACACACCGTTCCACCGCCCGTCGGAAGCTGAGTCGGTCAACAAGGTGAGTCTAGGCGGGGGTAACGATACGGCCATCGGTGAGTTGACGAAGAAAAATGACTTCGACATAGGCCAAGGCACGAAAAAATTTACCGGGGGTCACCTGGCCGACAGGTTTCTGTTGTTGGGTCAAGCGGCGCCTACCATGCCGAGTCTGCTCGATGGAGGAAGTGAACTTGCGGATAAAAGCGATACCTTAGTGGCAGCAGGCAGACAGGTTGATAACAAAAGTTATCTGCTGGCACTCAACATTGGCCTCGCGGCTTATTACAGTAAAAGTCAGCGTCAGGAAATCATTGAACGATTAGATAGCATTGCTCAATTAAATGGAGAGGCCCAGCAAGCGGCGATTGCACAGTTAAAAGCATTACCCTATGTTGAAGAGGTCGCGCAGTTAAACAATATTGAAAATGCTTACGGACAGAGTGAAATCGAGGTGCTGCTGAGGGGAGATGACGGCAATAATACGCTCGGTTTAGGACGAGGTTATGCCGCCGGAGGTAAAGGAACTGACGTCTACGCTATTCTGCGTCATCGGGGAAACGAAGCGGCCAGTGTGGTACTCAGCGAGCAGGTGAGTGAGCAGGAAGATAGTCATGTATTCCTGGATTATGATGCAGAAGAGATAGCGGATATTTCGCATTTTGGCCAGGATGTGAAGCTGCGCCTACGTAACGATACTGGCCAATACACTGAATTGTATTTAAAAAACATGTATCGCCTGAGTACGGATACACAGCACAAAACACGACAACATCAGTATATACTCTATACCCGTGACGGAGTATGCATCACCGGCTGGCCAACCACCGTATTCCGCAACAGCAATCGCGACTGGCCACGGCAGCTCAATTTGACTGCGCAGTATATTCCTGACTATGACCAAAGTCGAAGAGTTGCGCTGAACGCGGCGCAGCCAGGATCGGTAGAGGTTGAACTTATTAGCCCAAGCCGTGAGAGTGAAAAACAGATTAAGGTCAGCATTAACGGTAAGCATGATAGCCCGACCGTGATACCTCACTTCCTACAACTGGCGTATGTCGGGACAAAATTTAGCACCAGGCTGCAGGGGGATCGCCACGACAACAGGTTATCCACTACGCTTTTGTCGGGAGATACAGAGAATAACAGGTTATGGCATTCTTCTAGCAGCGATAGGCTAAAAGGCAATGGGGGGATGGATCAGTACCTCATTGGCCCAGGATCTCGTCATATTGTGATTGATAATCAGGACGACGGTAGTACCAACGGAGGTGAAATTGCGTCAGATAACCTGATAGTACCGTGGCTGTTAAAAGAGATCCGGCTGGAAGAGGAGGGTAACGATATAATACTCACCCACAGAGACGCACCCGCCTTGCATCCGACTATCCGCATCAGCAATTTTAAGCAGTCTGGGCAATACCGCCATCTTTGGGTACAGGCAAAAGATAGCGCTGTTGCCGAATTGTGCTTTGACGCTAGCAACCGGATCTCACTTGGCCAGCAGATAGTCACCACAGAAGGGAACGATTATATTATGGTCCTGCATGAAACCACCTTGCGGGATAACAGCGTGGTATTAGGTGCTGGCGACGATATTTTCCTTGATGCCAGTGATGGGGGGTATCAGATTAACGGTGGTCAAGGAGATGATTATTTGCAAGGCGGTGCAGGCGCTGATGTGTATCAGTATGCCGCGGGGGATGGGCATGATCTTGTGCGGGACAGCGGCGGATATGACAAACTCGTTTTTGCCGCGGGGATCAGCAAAGAGGAATTAAGATTTGAGAGAAATCATACTGATTTAAAAATAGCGGTAGGGGAAAGGGGTAGTGTGACACTAAAAGGACATTTTGCGTCTACTGAAAATAAGATCGAAATGATCACAGCGGGCCAATACCAAGTGGATGTGAGTCTGCTGAATGAGGCGATGGCAAGTTTTGATGCACAAGCCGGGAGTGCCACGCAGGCCATTCATTCCACACCGATATCAGTGACCCCACGTTGGCTCCTACTACCAAACCAGGCAGCCTTAGTTTGA
- a CDS encoding IS630 transposase-related protein encodes MSHSVDFRRKVLGIREQENLSIRETAKRFHIGSASVTRWLSRIEVKASSPRRRKLDKVALAEDVALYPDAYQRERAARFQVCQKAIWQALKNLGVTYKKNPASSQGRRRDTACLPGHDSLL; translated from the coding sequence ATGAGCCACTCTGTCGATTTTCGCCGTAAAGTTCTGGGTATTCGAGAGCAAGAAAACTTGAGTATCAGAGAGACCGCTAAACGCTTCCACATTGGTTCAGCTTCCGTTACTCGCTGGCTCAGTCGTATCGAGGTTAAAGCTTCTTCCCCCCGTCGGCGTAAGCTTGATAAAGTGGCGTTAGCTGAAGATGTTGCACTTTATCCCGATGCTTACCAACGGGAACGGGCGGCGCGCTTTCAGGTGTGCCAGAAAGCCATTTGGCAGGCACTGAAAAACCTGGGTGTCACCTATAAAAAAAACCCTGCGTCATCCCAAGGCAGACGAAGAGACACGGCGTGCCTTCCAGGACACGATAGCCTGCTATAA
- a CDS encoding transposase, whose amino-acid sequence MAGGLFFCSINSDVFYAWVTQRLLPTLPPHCVIVMDNTSFHKRLDIQQAISKTGHRIEYLTPYSPALNPIEHKWAQAKSKRRDLNCSLDALFSQYSA is encoded by the coding sequence ATGGCGGGCGGATTATTTTTTTGTTCCATTAACAGTGATGTTTTTTACGCTTGGGTTACCCAGCGCCTTTTGCCTACTCTTCCTCCTCATTGTGTCATCGTGATGGATAACACCAGTTTCCACAAACGTCTCGACATTCAGCAGGCTATCAGTAAAACCGGGCATCGGATTGAATATCTCACTCCCTACTCACCTGCTCTCAATCCCATTGAACATAAATGGGCACAAGCCAAAAGCAAAAGAAGGGACTTAAATTGCAGCCTTGACGCCTTATTCTCTCAATATAGTGCATAA